Part of the Gavia stellata isolate bGavSte3 chromosome 25, bGavSte3.hap2, whole genome shotgun sequence genome is shown below.
atataaagctgggggaagaagaaggaagggaggacaTTTGGAGTGTTGGTGCTTGTCCTCCCAAGTAACCATcatgcatgatggagccctactttcctggaaatggctgctGATGCGACATagtgaataaattccttgttttgctttgcttgcatgtgcggcttttgctttacctgttaaactctctttatctcagcccacgagtttcctcacttttacccttccaattctctcccccaccagcggggagtgagcaagcagctgtgtggtgcttagttgctggctggggttaaaccatgacagtcctttttggctcCCAACGAGGGGCACGAAGCGTTTGAGATAACAACAGatttgattggaatgtgctagatcgaATTTACAGCTGTTACAgctgtttagctattaatcagcaggctcctgtgcttgccatggggcttGCCTGCCTTACTTTATATCAGAGTCTAGTACTCGTtggtggctgctttttgctttcgttgcttgctgtactgctgtgctgcttatcatcttactctgctgtgcctgggaacattctggtaacagcaatggccatgcacctgggctggcagatggccagggcatcgctgccgtttctgtgctgctgtactggacaggctggaactccagtgtgaactcaAGTCGAAGGAAATGTGACCGATGGATGAATCCATGCGGGAGCAGGACATCCCAAAACATCTGTGGCCATAGACAAGTCCACACCGAAGCAGGTACAACTCAAAGTGTCTGTGGCCatggttatgtctgtgccacagcaggtgtaCCTCTGAAAGGATTGTGGCCCAAGGATAAGCCCACacaggagaaggtacacctcgaagcatctgtggctgtgggtaagtccatgctgcagcaggtacacctggaagcatccgtggctgtgcatgaggtcatgctgcagcacctcaaagtgtgtggccatggataagcccacgACAGAGGAGGTACACCCCTGGAGAGACGGCAGCCATGAGTAAGGCCATGTTGGAGCATGTTTActctgaagggactgtggctgtgggtagggccacgctggagcaggtacGTCTCTGAAGGCATTATGGCCCATGAataaggccacgctggaacCGGTGCCCCTCAAAGCAACCGTGGCTGTGGGTAAGTCTATGCcgcagcaggtatacccctCCAGAGACTGTGACTCATAGATAAGGCTCTACTTGAAGCAGGTATACCCCTAagggactgcagtctgtggataagtccaagccggagcaggggcaaggggaggaatTCATTGCGATGTTAAACCCTGTAACCTggcccaaagggaccaggggtggagattGTAAAGGAAAGACCTTTAAATTGCTGTAACCCACAATTTGAGTTGCATGctacaggaattactatagcgGGAACCACCTGAAACAGTGGAGGACAAaccttacaagaagcagtgcaatTGCAGCAGTGACCcaacctgagctggctttggtgcccaaTAACCCACACgcctctcctgtcctgagtgaccaccacaacagatggagcccaaagtcatggactaaatgaactcagtggacatttgtggacattttacagacattttacaggggtggtccatagactaagggaatggtatCTGTGTattatatcaaaggatgggaagaggagccagccctgagaTGGACTCCATCCCTGCAGCAACCTGTTCACCCCATGGTCCTCTTTGGATCACTGCCCACAAGGTCAGCTCTGCAACCCAGCTCTGCAactcagctctgccagctgggaCCCCCGCTCCGAAGGGTCCCCCTGCATAAGGTGCTCCCCTCCCATACCACTCCTGGGATGCTGGGCTGCGAATTGCTTCCCCACTGCTACTCTGGGAATGTTTTGTCAAGGCAAGTTTAAATCCTGAAGGAGTGCATATTGACTTAAGTGCGCTGCAGTTCTGGCATTAAACTGGCACACTAACAGCTTGCAGTACAAAACTTGGTAGgatttacattttccttcttctcagACCATTAACTGCAATGTGAATTCCGTGGCGGTCCCTGCAGGTATTGCAAGGCCCTTGCATTTTCAGATCTGGAACACTCGCTGCCACAAATACTAGAGACcccaaaatcagaaaaagtcatttattgcagaaaagcagaaagctgaTACGAGAGTCTCagtgaaataccttttttttttttttccctgggtaAATATGACATTATCATGTCAGCATttatgcagctttttaaaatctaatatCAGAGTAAGCAATAATAGGAACTACATTACAAGGCAAACATTGGCAAAGCTCTGGAAACAGTTGGCATCtgtgacagaaagaaaagatttaattatGTGGTAGATTCTCAACAGGTTTTTGCACAATCAGAGTTTGAGGAGCCATACTGCTTATGTCAAATTTGACATGACAGTAAGAATTGGGCTGTGAACATATGCACTATATTGCAACAGCTTGTTGACTTCAATACTTCAGTAGTCCCAGTTAGAATGAGAAAATCTTGGTGACCCACTGCAGTTTCTAAACAGCTTGAGTGGGTACAAATGCAAGCAGCTACCAAAAGAAAGGAGCACAAGGGAGAAGCATCAAGtgagggaccttgacaggctggagaaatgggctgccAAGAACGTCATGAAGTTCAACAGGGATAATtgcaaagtcctgcccctgggcaggaacaaccccaggcaccagtgtATGCTGGGGGCTGACTGACTGGGAAGCAGCTTTGTAGAGAAGGCTGCTGAATGTCCCGGTGGACACCAAGTAGAACCTGAGCgagcaatgtgcccttgcagcaaaaaaGACTACCAATGTCCTGGGCTGCAATTAGGaggagtgtggccagcaggttgagggaggtgatccttcccctctactcagcgctggtgaggccacacctgaagcactgtgtccagttctgggcttcccagtacaAGAGATACacggacatactggagagagtaCAAcagagggccatgaagatgataaagggactggagcatctgtcctatgaggaaaggctgagagagctgggactgctcagcctggagaagagaaggctcaaggggatctcatcaatgtgtatcaatacctgaagggaggctGCCAAGAGGATGGAGacaggctctttccagtggtccccagtgacaggaccagaggcagtgggcacaaactgaaacacaggaggttccctctgagcATCAGGAAACAGTTTTTTACTGCATGGGTGACTGGGCCGTGGcagaggttgcccagggaagttgtggagtctccatccatggagatattcaaaagccatctggccATGCTCCTGGGCAGCCTAGGtgtccctgcttgagcaggaggttggaccagatgacttccagaggtcccttcccacctcaaccGTTCTGTGATCCTGGGTTGCCTCCTTCTCCAGGAAGCACATTCCTGCTACTCCTCATGCCAGCGCTAGCACTTGGGCAGCTGCATGACAAGGTGGAGCTTACCTGGCCGAAGATTAATTTGCCAAAAAAGCCTCAAGTTCCCAACTCTCTACACTGTTGCATATCTGAGCCTGCTTATGAGAGGTTTGGGACTGTACTGCTGGGGACAGAACTGCCTCCATGGGCAGAAACCTGCGTTTAAGATGATTCAGTGTGACCGCAAAATCACAGCCCCACCACTCCCAAAAAGCAGGCTGTGGCTCCTGGATGAGAAAAGAGGTGATTTAGCTGAAAAGTCACAAAAATCTCCTCACCattgaaaaaaagcagagttttgACCATTTGCACCAGCACCAGCAGGGACATAAACAAGGATGGTCCCTGTTGCATTTCCTACCAGTGGTTCCACTCTGGTAGGGCTGAAACAAGTCAGAACATGCCATCAGCTTAAAGAGCAGAGGAATTGAAAGTACAAGTCTCCAAACTGTTTTATGATTTATCCAAGTAGTTTGTCATTGTTTACTTCCTTCTGCAATTGCCATTTTCAGCAATTTGTTCTCTCCAGGTGGCTATGTCctttaattaaaatcaattttatgACATCCTACGGCCTACACATGGTGAAATATATATGTCAAatggcataattttttttttttttgcatcgACTACAGAAAGGGCATCACAAAAATCTTAAGGCTGCCCTATAATATCACTAAACAAAAAATGAGTGAAGCATTTTAGTGTCCATAGCCCTAGGTAAGAGTAAATTGTCATCTGAAGATGTGTCTCTTAAGAACATCTTTTCTTTGTGATACAGCAAATGGAGTTTGGTGTTGGCTCTGGATGCTGCGCAGAGCAAAAGATTGAGAGATATCTCCTCTTGTGCAGGGACAGGATGAATGCCAAACACAATCCTCCTTTCTAGGCCTGAGAAGCGTCGGATGCTGTCAAGAACAATGACGTTTTCTAAAACATGCTCCGCTGGCCCCAAGACCAACCTCACCCTGCATTTCCTTATTTGTCTTTTCAGCTCAGATTCCAGTATCTGGCTGAACTCCTGGGCTGCATGCTGTGTACTGCAGAGGATTGCAATATCTTTGAGGGTATAGCCTTGCTGGATATAGCTGTTGCACTGCCTGGTCACGTACTCTGCCATTTCAAGTGTTcccatattttcttttattatgcAGTCACCTGACAAAGAATGGGCACATTCAGCCTGTTTAAACAACTCTTCCAGCACCTCATAGGGCATATCTGTGTTACGTTCTAGGAGGATTTCCTCCATTAGATTAAACATGACATTGCATATTTGCTTGGCATTACGGACCAATTTGGTCAACCATTCCTGAGGATATAGTTCTGAAAACTCAAGACCACAACCATATGGGTGAGTGGACTGGAAGAAATCCAGGAAGACCCAGAAAATGCCACTTTTTTTCTTGACTAGCTCCCGGGCACATTGGTACCAGTTTTCTTCAGGACGAAAATTCTGAGCTTCATCAACCACAATGTGTTTCACTTCTGGGAAGTTCCCATTTAAGAAAGCAACACGTGTCACAGACCGGCAGATGtcatttctaaaaaaaagcaaaccgaaaccccccaaaaccatATGGTAAATAAAAAGATGATGTGACCAGACAAATCCGTATTGACTGCCTCTGTTTCTCAGCGGGTTCTTCCTTGGAGGAAGAAGTATTGCTGCTTACTGcctaaaaatggaaaacttccTATCTCAGCTGCAGCATGCTATATCGTTTTCCCCCTGGAAACATTTGTTCCAACGGATTGGATGTGCACAGGCATTGCTGCACAGCCTGCACAGCCCCCACTAACTGGTTTCAGATCTACCCTAGGAGGAGACTCAGGCCCACCCGTCCTACGTGGGGACCCCCTGGCAAGGCTCCCCAGGGGTGTCCCTCTGGCCTGCTCTCCCTGGTCCAGGGAAGGCAGTGCAGTCCCTGAGCTCCCGTGGGAAGGACGgattcccttttctccccaggGTGAGTGGGGACTGGCAGCACTTCTGCCAGGCCATCTGCCAGCTGGGGCCAGGACCTGCTCCGTGGGCGCTGCCGTGCCTGAGCTAGGCTGCGATTCCCTGATGCAAGGTGCCGTGCCCACTGTGGTGGCCTGCTGACCTCTGCGTGCTGACACAAGTGGAAACGCAGCAAGAAGAGAACTGGAGAACTGCTCTGCCTGAAATCCGCTGCCAAAATGAAATTCATTCCTGTTCTCCTTGTCTAGATGGCCATGGTCTAACGGCCAGTTCCTAGCACATCTGCACAAGCACCTGCATCAGCCCCAGCGCAGGCGGTGTTGAGGCAGGAACAGAGAAAGGCAGGTAGGTATTTCTGGTGTCAGCACCAGCCGTAATAAACTGTTAAACTAAGGCAATCGTCTTTTGAAGGTCTAACACAATCCAGCAATCACTGAATGTGGGATTCTCACTGCAGCCAGTGAACGCTGGATCCGGGCCGGAGCTCAGCTCAATAATACTTTCAATATTAACACCTTCCTTGAGATGATTATTGTGTGTTTGTGTCAGCCAGAGTTATATATTTGGCAAACAGATGTAAAATCAGCAGGGTTTGTGTTGTATGTACAGAGAATGgaataagagaaaaaaggggaaatacaTATTCCTGCTTACCCCACAAACTTCTTCAAGGGTTGATTTTCACAAATGTAGAGTATCTCTTTTGCAGAACAGTGAAAGATATTTCTTATTCTCTTAATGATCTCCAAAGCCACAATTGTTTTCCCTGTTCCAGGAAGACCAAGGACAAACTGCTCCTTGGCTTTGCGGAGGTTCTTGGAGAGCAGCTCGTACTGTTTGAGAGTGAGAAGGTTGAAAACCTCACAGCCAAGATGGTCGCTTAAGTAGGACTTAAAGCGTAGCACAACAATCACAAGTGCACGCAGGAACACAGGGATGTCCCTGGAGGTGAGGATGTAATTCTCTGGGTACAAGCTGGCGTAACCACACAggttttcctggttttcttgCTGGGGAacatcattccctgcaacttCCATATGGTTCTTTGTGCCGTTCAGGTGCAGTATTTGGGGAATCACACACACTTTCGAAGCGTATCCCCCATCATTGACTAGTTTCTGCTTTAATGCATAAGCAGTTTCTCTCGAGTTTGCAGACTCAGCAGAAGAGGCATCCTTGACTACAGTATACAATACTGGATACGTGTTTTCAGCTACTAAGAGAACATCACACACAACATCCTGGTTTTTCGGCAATCCAATGTCAACAGCCCAACTCCTTGAAAATATCAGTACCCCCTTGTTAAGTGGatggatttgttttttcattaaatcctCTAGTCCAGGATATTCTGAGAGCAGGTCGGTGCAGATGGTTTCTGGCTTCCATTTGATTTCATTAGAACccactagaaaaaaaagaagtcaaagattagaaaaacaaaatacagcaaataattTACTCAACACACAAGTTACTGGAGGAATGTACTATACCGTGAGGTCATGAAAGTAAAAGATTTAgtgtgaggaaaaaatttagCATTCTCATGATACCTGGTGGTAAATCtgtaaggggtttttttattttttatatgaaTAAAAGAGGTATAAACTCCATGCTTCAGACATGCCTGACTTCTAAACGGAATAAGAAAAAGTCTCTTTGGAGGGTTCTGCCTCCTTGCTATCTGCCTTCTCATTATTTAGGTATTCCTCTGACAGGTGTGTTGCTGCCACAGTGAGAGACCGGTGGTTGAACCAGGTGGAACAGCCCGCTTACAGCATCTCCTGCACCCCTGACTGGTAAAACACAATGCGCAGAGCAAGCGAAAAGGCACCTAGGAGCATCACCGGTCTCCTGGTGTATAGATACACATTCCTGTTAAATATACACGAAGATACCTCTCACATCCCAACGATAAACTTGGTGCTCCTCCAAAGTAACAAGtaacagtaattttaaagaaatattaacaCAAATCCTCTCTTAAAATTACAGGTTAAAATTACAGCTATGCACATTCGTAACACCCAGACAAATCTCAAATGCAAGCATACATTACGGTGTGTCACACAGCCTTccatttaaaaagcacattctCATCAAGAAACAGCAATTGCATATCCTGTACCAAACACTATTAACTGATCAGTAAATCAATCATCTGAGAGTAATCCTGAAAACATATGTGAAAAGAtagcaaaattacaaaaataattagaaaaattagCAATTAATACATACATCCATAGGTCAGAATTTGGAGACAAAAAATAATCCATGGACTTTTAATGAGAAACTATCTGTTTGCTACTGATTGGAACAGTTCTGACACTGAACAAGGACCTGGAATTCCGTGTCTCTCCCATGTGTCTCAGAGCTTGACCTAAagccacagccctgctctgcaggaaCATTATAGGATTTACATTGCCCTTGGCTACTTCTATTCTCCCCCGTCTTTCAGGGCTTGGTATGTGGGAGTATCTGTTGCTCAGCAACCACAGCAGAGGTCTTGAGATGTGGGATACGGGATGCAGGGCTGAATTCAGGTGTGGGGTGGTAAGAGACAGAGCACAGGAGATCCCAAGGCCAGAAACAGCTCTCAGATGGTCAGATAAAGAAATGCAGCCCTAGAGCTGGACAAAACTGGTTTTAAGAGTAACAGAGAACAAGTATCTCACTTGTGTGAAACATGCCATATTTACTAAACTCTGATGGAGCAGTGAACTTGCAGCCCAGTGCAGAAAGAACAAGGGGTAGAAGTGCATCAGCAAACCTACAGCAAGTGACCCCAAGCGGATCCTGGAGGCGGAAAAAGAAACCATCAACATCAACTATGTACTCCCGACAGAAGAACTGGGGATGCTGACGACTCGCCCTAACAACCGCCAGCAGACCGGAGCCATCAACAGTAAGATCCTGAGTTGTGGTGGAAGGCTGAGCGTAACGCCCCGAACAGGGGTGGATACTAGGAAATGTGCAGGTaactattattactattattattattattacttttttcacAGTGGTATTCatttattgtctttttctttatctgtaaTAATTAGATCTTAACTAATAATAATTCCTTGATTAGACTACCTAGATTTCAGTTATactagaaataaattattctctctctctcgctcTTGTTCGTCCACGAGAAGATTTTTGAGCGTAACAGGGGGCAGACAGTGCTCAGATCCCTGGGACACTGGGTATATTCTCAGCAATTGGGTGCATTAGGATTATACTTAGTGGCAAAAATGGGAGAAGACAtcacaacacctgaaaaatcaGGGAAATCAACATTCTTGGAGCAGttgcatcttttaaataccctAACAGTTGCGTGGCTAAAATCTTACATTTATATCACGTCATCTTCCTAGAAGTTCTGTCAAATAcaatcttaaattaaaaaaaaaatctagaataAATGGCTTACCTGGGTAGAGGCATTCTTGGAGTTCAGACACACACTGGAGACCAGCTTTTGAATAAACTGGCTTGGTAAGAGGAGGACTATTTGACAAACTGAGCTCATTCTCAAATTTATCAGCCAGATTTGAAAGatctgggggaagaaaaaagtatgttATAGCCACCAAATTCCTTCCAGATGAGCTTTTAAAACCCAGCACTAAAGAGTAACTAAAATGATTAATTTAAGACCTCCCTTTGCAATCCTATTCAAGAAAATGCTGCCTACATAGTTAAGAATGACAGTATTGCATCAAACCAACCGGATCTTGATACGCTGTAAAGGAGGGCTCAAAGCACAGATTGCTTTACAGTTCAAAAACTTGTAGGAAAGGAGGGTTAGTTTCACGTTAAGAATGAAAAACTCTTCTTATTCAAAATCATGGTTGGAATAAACTCTCCAAGACCCGCTATACAGGTCTTGTTGTGGGGTGATGGAACAAAATGCAGGGCACAGCTTTTGAAAGGGAAGGATTTCATAATGAAGCGGGAAAACATGCCCTAAGACGAGCGAAGCCTTGCACCCCTGCTCTTTCAAAACAGCCTTTAACACCCACGGAGCCACACCGGGTGTGCAAAGGGATGTTTCAGCAGACACCTGAAACGCGCGTGAGCCTCGGAAAGGGGGAGCGGTTTGCAACCTGCTGCATACTGGGCATTGTGCTTCCTGAGCTGCAGGCTTGAAACCTTTTCTCAACCTTAAGCTGATCTCTGAAGAGACAACTGAGCAGGTTTTAGTAGCTACCCTAGTGTTGCTGACTTCGTTACAGATGCTATTAGTGCTTGATAAGGcgaaagagaagaaaagttgcAGGTCAGTTTGACACCACCATTACAGCTAAAATGAGTATTTCACTTTAGTGCTGGCACACAACTTGTGCCAAGATGCTGGATCTACACAGATCAAACCAGGGCGTGGAGATTAATCCTCGCTAGTGCATCAAGCACTGGGGATTTCACTCCATGGGGATGAGCACCAGtaaggacttttttctttttcaaaataaacccCTTTTAGGCACCTGCTAAAGGGGTCAGATTTCCACCAGGACATCACTCCTTCCTAAGCATCTTAACCAAGCCAGCTTCAAAAGTTTTCTACAATTCTCGTCAGGAGTAATGGAAGCTCCTGGGTGATTTTGAATCTTTCCACTTCATTTAGGGGCCTATGGGATCCCTAGGAAGGCTATTCCAGTTGGGAGCGCTTCAAAAAGTCCTGCTGAACCAGTTCAGAGAGTAATGCTTCACAGAAGGGTTTGCCGTTGGAGGCCAGTTACGGTACCGTCACCCCCGGTGCCTGTGACTGTGCCACGGGCCAAAGGCCCTTTTCTAGGTTTGAACAAAAGAAGTTGGTCTTTCCTCCTGAAAGTTTATAAACGAAGGCAGAAATGAAGTTGGCACTGATGTAAATGCAGATTTTACCTGGGTCTGCCGCTGTCATGAGCTCTGTCCATTTCCCGATGCTCAGTCTTTCGATCGTGTCACCCGTCACCATCCAGGATTCAGGTTTATCATGGAAAACAGCGCAGCAAAATGGTTCAACTTGCAGAGCGCACACGTAGCCCTGCAAGCATTCCGCTTTGTCATAAACGCTCAGGATGTAAGTCTTAAACTGCACACCCGCCTGAGAACCGCAGAAGTGATGGACGGGCATCGAGCCCACGGTATCAGCTACTGTTTCTTCTAAAGCTTCTTTCTCTACTTTACTATGGCTTCCAATGACTTTACTGCTGTCATCCActccaaaaaataaataaccacCCTGAGTGTTTGCAAAGGCAGAGACATAATTTGGAAGGGTTTTTCTAATGTAGTCCAAGATATTCTCTGTAGAGAAGTTCTTAAATTCAATATGTGTTGTCTCTGTGAAATCCAGGACCTCCCCAACCATCAGTTTGTCTCTCTTTAAAAACCTGGCGGCGGCATCTTGGATGTTGCGCTCCTCGGTGTTCAGAGGGGTCTCCTTTGCTCCCCCATCAAAGTTCAGCAGAGCTTTCTTAGCACTTGGCCCATTCTCATCACGGCACTTGGCACGGCTTTCCTTCCCCCTCAGAAATGTAGCGGCGTCGCTTGGAGTCATAGGGACAACGGACGTGAAAGACCTACAGGACAAACCCGTGCTCAAGCTACAGATACGCGGCTTTGTGGCTGCGCTTTCGGGGTCCGGACCTCCACAGGTCCACGTtttaacaaaaagcagcaagtaATTCTGCTGCTGCATCCATGTGAAGTATTCGCTGGTCTCGCTGCAGCCGATGCACCCCCTGAGGCTCTGCTCTATGTCCAAACCGATGCCGTGCTCCTGAAAGCAGTAATTCTTGTCTTTGCTCTCCATCCTCACTACTCCTCCTCCTGAATTCAGCAGTGCACACACTGCTATAGAAAGCTCCTTTCGATGCCTTCTCTGATGGCAAGAGGTCTTCTTTCTGGATCTCTCTCCTAGAACTATTTTCCCAATATCTACCACCACATCGGGATAACTCGTTTTCAAATTAACCAGCAGCTGCCTTTCTTGGCTGGCCATCCCGATCCTGAAATGATAAATTATTAAGAGCACCTCACGATTCCACACGGCGTGTGACAAAGGAAACCGTACACCTTTGGCTTAGGCTTATACACGCTAGATTTAATAAATCGGAAAAGGAAAGTCATTATTTGCAACGCACAAGCAAATCAAAGACAAGACTATAGCGAGGAGACCCACGGACGCCCTGTTAATTAAGCTAATTTATGGGGCTCTTCTGCATATCGGGCTCTAAGCGGTGTCCTGAAGCCACGCAGGGAACACCTCCCGGCTCCCCCGACCCGGCGGCCGGCGACCCTTCACGGGAGCagctcccgccgccccctcccccgggACGCGGCCGCCCtcggcccccccccgcgccgcgggcagagccccccgggcgggcgggggccgcggggacCGGCCGGGAGCGCACCCCCCGGGGGGGACGGcgcgggcgggccggggcgcgccccgctcggcGGGGCCGGTGCAGAcggcggcggggccgtgccGCGCTCCTCCGCTGGTCCCGCCACCGGCAGCCGGTCCCGGAAGCGGCCCCGCCGGTTGGGCTGGAGGCCGCGCTCCGCCCGCTCCCGGACAGCGCTGGGCACCGGccgagggggcggcgggggcaaCGGAAccggggttggggggggggggggggggcccggccctACCTTCCCGGGGGCGCCCGGTTGGGTCTGGCGGAGCAGCGGGCGGTGAGTCCCGGCACAGCGCGGCCCTTCCCGGCGTTCCCGCGCGGTACGAACCTCCCgccggcggcccggccccgccccgccccgccccgcagACACCGGACGCTGTATTTCaaatagtttaattttaaaaatattctattcaGTGCTAAAATAACTTTCCACTTCCACGCGCGGCCGCGCCT
Proteins encoded:
- the LOC104253800 gene encoding schlafen family member 11 is translated as MASQERQLLVNLKTSYPDVVVDIGKIVLGERSRKKTSCHQRRHRKELSIAVCALLNSGGGVVRMESKDKNYCFQEHGIGLDIEQSLRGCIGCSETSEYFTWMQQQNYLLLFVKTWTCGGPDPESAATKPRICSLSTGLSCRSFTSVVPMTPSDAATFLRGKESRAKCRDENGPSAKKALLNFDGGAKETPLNTEERNIQDAAARFLKRDKLMVGEVLDFTETTHIEFKNFSTENILDYIRKTLPNYVSAFANTQGGYLFFGVDDSSKVIGSHSKVEKEALEETVADTVGSMPVHHFCGSQAGVQFKTYILSVYDKAECLQGYVCALQVEPFCCAVFHDKPESWMVTGDTIERLSIGKWTELMTAADPDLSNLADKFENELSLSNSPPLTKPVYSKAGLQCVSELQECLYPVGSNEIKWKPETICTDLLSEYPGLEDLMKKQIHPLNKGVLIFSRSWAVDIGLPKNQDVVCDVLLVAENTYPVLYTVVKDASSAESANSRETAYALKQKLVNDGGYASKVCVIPQILHLNGTKNHMEVAGNDVPQQENQENLCGYASLYPENYILTSRDIPVFLRALVIVVLRFKSYLSDHLGCEVFNLLTLKQYELLSKNLRKAKEQFVLGLPGTGKTIVALEIIKRIRNIFHCSAKEILYICENQPLKKFVGNDICRSVTRVAFLNGNFPEVKHIVVDEAQNFRPEENWYQCARELVKKKSGIFWVFLDFFQSTHPYGCGLEFSELYPQEWLTKLVRNAKQICNVMFNLMEEILLERNTDMPYEVLEELFKQAECAHSLSGDCIIKENMGTLEMAEYVTRQCNSYIQQGYTLKDIAILCSTQHAAQEFSQILESELKRQIRKCRVRLVLGPAEHVLENVIVLDSIRRFSGLERRIVFGIHPVPAQEEISLNLLLCAASRANTKLHLLYHKEKMFLRDTSSDDNLLLPRAMDTKMLHSFFV